A stretch of Aureispira sp. CCB-E DNA encodes these proteins:
- a CDS encoding lectin-like domain-containing protein, which yields MKTKSKYLITICLILSSQITILIAQPSFTLNGSTIVMSENCYRLTSHESSNDVGSLWCEFPIDLTNAINLRFAINLGCSKYAGEGIAFVMHTDSNSYDALGCNGSVMGFGKSSNCEGIAPSLALEIDTRFNRNHKDLYQPHLALVKDGNLGKPLTAPIRAKEYGKDVRDCEYHDVQITWFPSKQELCIYFDGEVRITYKKDLINEIFGGTQSVYFGFTGSTSSRANMQMVCVQSLVIEVDGDFERKRNFEDAIGIYPNPLKEKITIDVDLSEEQDVQMQLYDSTGKLIYEIPTHATQSKKYYFNMPGLPSGVYYVTVTNGTNRVSKKIVHISSIRA from the coding sequence ATGAAAACTAAGTCCAAGTATCTGATAACAATATGTCTTATTTTGTCCAGTCAGATTACGATACTTATAGCACAACCTTCGTTTACACTAAATGGATCTACCATAGTCATGTCGGAGAATTGTTATCGTTTAACATCTCACGAATCATCTAATGACGTTGGTAGCCTTTGGTGCGAATTTCCTATTGATTTAACGAATGCCATTAATTTGCGTTTTGCCATTAATTTGGGCTGTTCGAAATATGCTGGAGAAGGGATCGCTTTTGTTATGCATACGGATTCTAACAGCTATGATGCGCTAGGATGCAATGGTTCGGTAATGGGGTTCGGAAAATCAAGCAACTGTGAAGGGATCGCTCCTTCTTTGGCTTTGGAAATTGATACCCGCTTTAATAGAAACCACAAAGATTTGTACCAACCTCACTTAGCGTTGGTAAAAGATGGTAATTTAGGAAAACCATTGACTGCACCTATTCGAGCAAAAGAATATGGCAAAGATGTGCGAGATTGTGAATACCATGATGTTCAGATTACGTGGTTTCCATCCAAACAGGAACTTTGTATTTATTTTGACGGAGAAGTTCGAATCACGTACAAAAAAGACTTGATCAATGAGATTTTTGGTGGTACTCAAAGTGTCTATTTTGGTTTTACAGGAAGTACTAGTAGCCGAGCGAATATGCAGATGGTTTGTGTCCAATCTCTGGTCATTGAAGTTGATGGAGATTTTGAGCGAAAACGGAATTTTGAAGATGCAATAGGTATTTATCCAAATCCTTTAAAAGAGAAAATAACAATTGATGTTGATTTATCAGAGGAGCAAGATGTACAAATGCAGTTGTACGATAGCACGGGTAAATTGATTTATGAAATACCAACCCATGCTACTCAATCTAAAAAGTATTATTTTAATATGCCTGGTTTACCTTCAGGGGTCTATTATGTGACCGTTACCAATGGAACCAATCGGGTTAGTAAAAAAATTGTGCACATATCTTCTATTCGTGCCTAG
- a CDS encoding 6-carboxytetrahydropterin synthase, which produces MYISVFRKAHFNAAHRLHNPNWSEEKNEAIFGLCNNSYYHGHNYELEVKVSGEVDPETGYLIDLKLLSDIIKEHVEDKLDHKNLNLQVEEFKNLNPTAENIAFVIWQILRNELDEKYDLMVRLYETPRNYVEYEGK; this is translated from the coding sequence ATGTATATTTCAGTATTTCGAAAAGCACATTTTAATGCCGCTCATCGGTTGCACAATCCTAATTGGTCAGAAGAAAAGAATGAAGCTATTTTTGGATTGTGTAATAATAGTTATTACCATGGGCATAATTATGAATTAGAGGTCAAAGTAAGTGGAGAAGTAGATCCTGAAACGGGTTATTTGATCGACTTGAAGCTGTTGTCGGATATAATTAAGGAGCATGTAGAGGACAAACTGGATCATAAAAACCTAAATTTACAAGTAGAAGAATTCAAAAATTTAAACCCTACTGCAGAAAATATTGCGTTTGTAATTTGGCAAATTTTAAGAAACGAACTGGATGAAAAATACGATTTGATGGTTCGTTTGTACGAAACGCCACGGAATTATGTGGAGTATGAAGGTAAATAG
- a CDS encoding glutathione peroxidase yields the protein MNTPQSIHKLTLKGLKGNEINFSDYAGKKILLVNVASECGLTPQYAQLEEMYREFSDKFVIVGCPANNFGGQEPGSNEDIEKFCRFTYHISFPMTTKISVKGDDKHYLYSFVTEKAQNGVQDSEVSWNFQKYVFDEQGFLTHVFDPQTEPASDEVLSALGVSA from the coding sequence ATGAACACACCTCAAAGCATCCATAAATTGACCCTTAAAGGTTTAAAAGGCAATGAAATTAACTTTTCTGACTATGCTGGAAAAAAAATCTTGCTCGTAAATGTAGCTTCAGAATGTGGTTTGACACCACAATATGCACAATTAGAAGAAATGTATCGAGAGTTTTCTGATAAATTTGTCATTGTTGGTTGTCCTGCCAACAACTTTGGTGGACAAGAACCAGGCTCTAATGAAGACATTGAAAAATTTTGTAGATTTACTTATCATATTAGTTTTCCAATGACAACAAAAATTTCTGTAAAGGGAGACGATAAGCATTATTTGTACTCCTTTGTAACAGAAAAAGCACAAAACGGTGTTCAAGATTCTGAAGTAAGCTGGAATTTTCAAAAATATGTTTTTGATGAACAAGGTTTTTTGACCCATGTTTTCGATCCTCAAACAGAACCTGCTTCTGATGAGGTACTATCGGCTTTAGGTGTTTCGGCATAA